A region from the Spirochaetia bacterium 38H-sp genome encodes:
- a CDS encoding phosphoribosylformylglycinamidine synthase, translating to MISCVLVEKKPQFAVSARQLLEDIVNTLHIRGLSDLRIVNRYLIEGESQALINKAIKGIFAEPPVDVVLDALPEADRILAVELLPGQYDQRADSAAQCLRLISPDSNPIVRYSKVFLFYGNISDNDFDRIRSYLINPTDSREASLLIPETLHEAVEKPSDAVRYIEGFISADKEGLLHIRRDMSLAMDIADLMHCQRYFRDIAERNPTETELRVLDTYWSDHCRHTTFLTRFEEINIEGQDYREVIESSYNVYRDIKKKIKQEDRPQTLMDIATIGMKFLKQEGFLDNLDESPEINACTIKIKVNTSSGDEDWLLLFKNETHNHPTEIEPFGGAATCLGGAIRDPLSGRAYVYQAMRVTGAGDPRTPVEETLPGKLPQIKITREAAHGYSSYGNQIGLATGQVTEIYHPGYVAKRMEIGAVIGAVRAECVRREEPAAGDLVILLGGRTGRDGIGGATGSSLAHDEKAIEKAGAEVQKGNPPEERKIQRLFRNPELLSLIKRCNDMGAGGVSVAIGEIAESLDIFLDRVPKKYAGLNATEIALSESQERMAVVVEAKDADRFIELASEENLEATVVAEVTDSGFLRMFWKAKKVVDIKRSFLDTNGASKNTLVTISTPDKKECPLHDDFLCKNVDDPNIIDKLKEYFSSLGNASQKGLNQMFDSSIGAGSVLLPYGGIFQDTPVDAMAALIPALENEANTASLMAYGYNPYLSEWSPFHGAFHAVVESVCRLVAAGGRWRETRLSLQEYFPKPGNDDKRWGLPAAALLGALSAQLALKIPAIGGKDSMSGSFNDMDVPPTLVSFAVSTQEKDFIISPEIKKRSSKLYLIQTPLDDNDLPDISVLTENMDFIQKHIEKAHIISATAIRHDGLAGALLRMMAGNRIGCILLPENKNSSVLCPSYGSFLVEVPVDAPHSHFENHPNTACVAITEGNSLVIGRMSVPVEELVSSWKAPLEGIFPSIHKEKKETEKIEARLYNSGSSSSKTKVARPRVLIPVFPGTNCEYDTEYAFKKAGAETRVLVFKNLTASQIEASLDELAKALSSSQILVIPGGFSAGDEPEGSGKFIATVFRNAVVRKALEDMLDKRDGLILGICNGFQALIKLGLVPYGYIRDLEDDSPTLTTNKIGSHVARYVNTRIVSNLSPWFLEEELGAVHTVPVSHTEGRFVADRAMAEELFARGQVATQYVDAEGNPTMDARFNPNGSVLAIEGITSPDGRVLGKMAHSERLRPGIARNIPGHKEENIFASGVKYFL from the coding sequence ATGATTTCATGTGTTCTTGTGGAAAAAAAGCCGCAGTTTGCTGTATCTGCGCGGCAGCTTCTTGAGGATATTGTCAATACGCTTCATATACGTGGCCTTAGTGATTTGCGGATTGTTAATCGCTATCTTATTGAGGGTGAGTCTCAGGCTCTCATCAATAAGGCTATCAAAGGTATTTTTGCGGAGCCACCAGTTGATGTTGTGCTTGATGCGCTTCCGGAGGCAGACAGGATTCTTGCTGTAGAACTTCTTCCCGGACAGTATGATCAGAGGGCAGATTCTGCGGCTCAGTGTCTAAGGCTTATAAGTCCAGACTCCAATCCTATCGTGAGATATTCCAAAGTCTTCCTTTTTTATGGCAATATTTCTGACAATGACTTTGACAGAATTCGTTCATATCTTATCAATCCTACAGATTCACGAGAGGCTTCCTTGCTTATTCCTGAGACTCTGCACGAAGCTGTGGAAAAGCCTTCCGATGCTGTCAGATATATAGAAGGATTTATCTCTGCAGATAAAGAAGGACTATTGCACATAAGGCGGGACATGTCCCTTGCCATGGATATTGCAGATCTCATGCATTGTCAGCGGTATTTTCGCGATATTGCAGAGAGAAATCCTACGGAGACAGAACTCAGGGTTCTAGATACTTATTGGTCAGACCACTGCAGACATACTACTTTTCTTACTCGCTTTGAAGAGATAAATATAGAAGGACAGGATTACCGCGAGGTAATTGAGTCTTCTTATAATGTATACCGTGATATCAAGAAAAAGATTAAGCAGGAAGATCGTCCTCAAACTTTGATGGATATTGCCACAATAGGCATGAAGTTTCTAAAACAGGAGGGTTTTCTTGACAATCTGGATGAATCTCCAGAAATAAATGCCTGTACTATAAAGATAAAAGTAAACACATCCAGTGGAGATGAGGATTGGCTTCTTCTTTTTAAGAATGAGACGCATAATCATCCTACAGAGATTGAGCCTTTTGGCGGTGCAGCTACGTGTCTTGGTGGCGCCATAAGAGACCCTCTGTCCGGAAGGGCTTACGTATATCAGGCTATGCGTGTTACAGGTGCGGGAGATCCTAGGACTCCTGTGGAGGAGACTCTTCCTGGCAAGCTTCCTCAGATAAAGATTACTAGAGAGGCTGCTCACGGTTACAGTTCTTATGGAAACCAGATTGGTCTTGCCACAGGTCAGGTCACAGAGATATATCATCCGGGTTATGTTGCCAAGAGGATGGAGATAGGCGCTGTAATAGGTGCTGTCAGAGCAGAGTGTGTAAGGCGCGAGGAACCTGCTGCAGGAGATCTTGTTATTTTGCTGGGTGGTCGTACGGGCCGTGATGGTATTGGAGGTGCTACTGGTTCGTCTTTGGCTCATGACGAGAAAGCTATAGAAAAGGCAGGCGCAGAGGTGCAGAAAGGCAATCCTCCTGAGGAGAGAAAGATTCAGCGACTTTTTAGGAATCCTGAACTTCTTTCTCTTATAAAGCGCTGTAATGATATGGGTGCCGGTGGTGTAAGTGTTGCTATAGGTGAGATTGCAGAGAGTCTTGATATTTTTCTGGATCGTGTGCCCAAGAAATATGCAGGTCTTAATGCAACAGAGATTGCTCTCAGCGAATCTCAGGAAAGAATGGCTGTTGTTGTAGAAGCTAAGGACGCAGATAGGTTTATAGAGCTTGCCTCAGAGGAAAATCTGGAAGCCACGGTTGTAGCAGAGGTTACGGACTCTGGTTTTCTAAGAATGTTTTGGAAGGCAAAAAAGGTTGTAGATATAAAGCGTTCTTTTCTGGATACAAACGGTGCAAGCAAAAACACTCTTGTCACCATAAGTACTCCTGATAAGAAGGAATGTCCTCTTCATGATGATTTTCTGTGTAAAAATGTAGATGATCCAAATATCATTGACAAGCTCAAGGAGTATTTCTCCTCTCTTGGCAATGCAAGCCAAAAGGGGTTAAACCAGATGTTTGATAGCTCTATTGGTGCTGGCTCTGTTCTTCTTCCCTATGGAGGGATTTTCCAGGATACGCCTGTTGATGCAATGGCAGCGCTTATTCCTGCTTTGGAAAATGAGGCCAATACTGCTTCTCTTATGGCTTATGGTTATAATCCGTATCTGTCAGAGTGGAGTCCTTTTCACGGTGCTTTTCATGCTGTTGTAGAGTCTGTCTGCCGACTAGTTGCTGCAGGTGGGAGATGGAGAGAAACAAGGCTTTCTCTGCAGGAGTATTTCCCAAAGCCCGGTAATGATGATAAGAGATGGGGATTGCCTGCTGCAGCTCTTCTTGGTGCCCTAAGCGCTCAGCTTGCGCTTAAGATTCCCGCCATTGGTGGTAAGGATAGTATGTCCGGCAGTTTTAACGATATGGATGTACCACCTACCCTTGTATCTTTTGCAGTTTCCACCCAAGAGAAGGATTTTATTATTTCTCCTGAGATAAAAAAACGCAGCAGTAAGCTGTATCTTATACAGACGCCTTTGGATGATAATGACCTTCCCGATATTTCGGTTCTGACCGAAAATATGGATTTTATTCAGAAACATATAGAGAAAGCTCATATAATATCTGCCACTGCCATACGGCATGATGGACTTGCCGGAGCTCTGCTTAGGATGATGGCAGGTAACAGGATAGGTTGTATTCTTCTTCCAGAAAATAAAAACAGTTCTGTTCTTTGTCCTTCTTACGGTAGTTTTCTGGTAGAGGTACCTGTAGATGCTCCCCACTCTCACTTTGAGAACCATCCTAATACTGCCTGTGTTGCAATTACAGAGGGAAATAGTCTTGTAATTGGGAGGATGTCTGTTCCTGTAGAAGAGCTTGTATCGTCGTGGAAAGCTCCGCTAGAAGGGATTTTCCCTTCTATCCATAAGGAGAAAAAAGAGACAGAGAAGATTGAGGCACGCTTGTATAACTCTGGTTCGTCTTCATCCAAGACAAAGGTGGCAAGGCCAAGGGTTCTTATCCCTGTTTTTCCTGGTACCAACTGCGAATATGATACAGAGTATGCTTTTAAAAAGGCTGGTGCAGAGACAAGGGTACTTGTGTTTAAAAATCTTACAGCGTCTCAGATAGAGGCTTCTCTAGATGAGCTTGCAAAGGCTCTTTCTAGTTCTCAGATTCTTGTGATTCCTGGTGGTTTTAGTGCGGGTGATGAGCCTGAGGGGTCTGGTAAGTTTATTGCTACTGTTTTTCGTAATGCTGTGGTAAGGAAGGCTCTGGAAGATATGCTGGATAAGCGGGATGGTCTTATTCTGGGAATTTGTAATGGTTTTCAGGCTCTTATCAAGCTTGGGCTAGTTCCTTACGGATATATACGTGATTTGGAGGATGATTCTCCTACTCTTACTACCAACAAGATTGGTTCTCATGTTGCCCGCTATGTTAACACCAGGATTGTCTCCAATCTTTCTCCATGGTTCCTTGAGGAGGAGCTTGGTGCTGTTCATACTGTCCCTGTTTCTCATACGGAGGGGCGTTTTGTTGCCGATAGGGCAATGGCAGAAGAGCTTTTTGCCCGCGGACAGGTAGCTACTCAGTATGTGGATGCAGAGGGTAACCCTACGATGGATGCTCGTTTTAATCCCAATGGTTCTGTACTGGCTATTGAGGGTATAACAAGTCCCGATGGCAGGGTGCTGGGTAAGATGGCTCACTCGGAGAGGCTTAGGCCAGGAATAGCTCGCAATATTCCAGGCCATAAAGAAGAAAATATTTTTGCAAGTGGTGTAAAGTACTTTTTATAG
- the uvrA gene encoding excinuclease ABC subunit UvrA, which yields MGKIVIKGAREHNLRNIDLELPRDSLIVISGLSGSGKSSLAFDTIYAEGQRRYVESLSAYARQFLGRMDKPDVDYIEGLSPAISIEQKTTHRNPRSTVGTVTEIYDYFRLLFARLGVAHCHVCGREISEQSVDQIVEQVLHLGEGARVMVLAPVVRGKKGEHGRVLEDARRAGFVRVRVDGVVRQLDEEIVLSKKHKHSIEVIVDRLVIGGDVRRRLVEAVETALELAAGLCVVLELTKDGEKEHVFSQKHACPVCGVSFPELEPRLFSFNSPYGACPACSGIGVTLEFDPDLIVPDPSLSFLEGGLVPYNPDANWNRSRFEAFFKEFGVDINTPIGELPEEVKEALFYGSDREFEVAYENKRRTGRFEYRTRFPGVTEDLKRRYMESSSEEVKDWLEGFMSQRVCEECGGKRLKPEVLAVTVGGKNIYELTCMSVSDLLVFFRGFSEGLSQNEKEIASQILKEIVSRLTFMENVGLGYLSLERRASTLSGGEAQRIRLATQIGASLVGVLYVLDEPTIGLHQRDNQKLLDTLVHLRDIGNTLVVVEHDEQTLRTADWIVDLGPGAGVNGGRVVAQGTVEDVCASEESLTGKFLSGKLKIDVPEKRRKGNGNEIVLRGAREHNLKNIDARFPLGTFIVITGVSGSGKSTLLNDVFLPAVYNRVSRGRMREGSYDSIEGVEAIDKLINIDQSPIGRTPRSNPATYVGLFTPIRELFAGIPESKARGYKPGRFSFNVKGGRCENCKGDGTIKIEMHFLPDVYVTCDVCGGRRFNRDTLDIRYKGKNIYDVLEMSVEEAYEFFSAVPAIERKLKTLLDVGLSYVKLGQPATTLSGGEAQRIKLALELSKRSTGRTLYLLDEPTTGLHFADVKQLLTVLNQLVDMGNTVVLIEHNLDVIKQADWLIDLGPEGGAGGGEVIAMGTPEDVASCERSYTGQYLKDML from the coding sequence ATGGGTAAGATTGTTATTAAGGGTGCGCGTGAGCATAATTTGCGTAATATTGATTTGGAGCTTCCGCGCGATAGTTTGATTGTGATTTCTGGTTTGTCGGGGTCGGGTAAGTCGTCTCTGGCTTTTGATACTATTTATGCGGAGGGACAGAGGCGTTATGTTGAGTCTTTGTCCGCTTATGCCAGGCAGTTTTTGGGCAGGATGGATAAGCCTGATGTGGATTATATCGAAGGGCTTTCTCCTGCTATTTCTATCGAACAGAAGACTACTCATCGTAATCCTCGCTCTACGGTAGGAACTGTAACGGAGATTTATGATTATTTTCGCCTGCTTTTTGCTAGGCTTGGTGTTGCTCATTGCCATGTGTGTGGGCGTGAGATTAGTGAGCAGTCTGTAGATCAGATTGTGGAGCAGGTTTTGCATCTGGGGGAGGGAGCGCGCGTTATGGTGCTTGCACCTGTTGTGCGTGGCAAGAAGGGAGAGCATGGTAGGGTACTGGAGGATGCAAGGCGTGCAGGTTTTGTGCGTGTGCGTGTGGATGGGGTTGTAAGACAGTTGGATGAAGAGATTGTGTTATCAAAAAAGCATAAACATTCAATTGAGGTTATTGTTGATAGGCTGGTTATTGGCGGGGATGTGAGAAGAAGGTTGGTTGAGGCTGTGGAGACTGCTCTTGAACTTGCTGCTGGTTTGTGTGTGGTGTTGGAGCTTACAAAGGATGGAGAAAAAGAGCATGTTTTTTCTCAGAAACATGCTTGTCCTGTGTGTGGTGTGAGTTTTCCGGAGCTTGAGCCTAGGTTGTTTTCTTTTAATAGTCCGTATGGGGCTTGTCCTGCTTGCTCTGGTATAGGGGTTACTCTTGAGTTTGATCCTGACTTGATTGTGCCGGATCCGTCTCTCTCTTTTTTGGAGGGAGGGCTTGTTCCTTATAATCCGGATGCTAACTGGAATCGTAGCAGGTTTGAGGCTTTTTTTAAGGAGTTTGGTGTTGATATCAATACGCCTATAGGTGAGCTTCCTGAGGAGGTTAAAGAGGCTCTTTTCTATGGGTCAGATAGAGAGTTTGAGGTCGCTTATGAAAATAAGCGCAGGACGGGTAGGTTTGAGTACAGGACTCGTTTCCCAGGTGTTACGGAGGACCTAAAGAGGCGCTATATGGAGTCTTCTTCGGAAGAGGTTAAGGACTGGCTTGAGGGGTTTATGTCCCAGCGTGTGTGTGAGGAATGCGGGGGAAAAAGGCTAAAACCAGAGGTGCTTGCTGTTACCGTAGGGGGGAAGAATATTTATGAGCTTACGTGTATGTCCGTAAGCGATTTGCTTGTATTTTTTAGGGGTTTTTCTGAGGGGTTGTCTCAGAATGAGAAAGAGATTGCATCTCAGATTCTTAAAGAGATTGTAAGTCGCTTGACTTTTATGGAGAATGTTGGCCTAGGATATCTTTCTCTTGAAAGACGGGCGTCTACGTTATCAGGTGGTGAGGCACAGCGTATTAGGCTTGCCACGCAGATTGGTGCCAGCCTTGTGGGGGTCTTGTATGTTTTGGATGAGCCTACTATAGGATTGCATCAGCGGGATAATCAGAAGCTCCTTGATACGCTTGTGCATCTACGTGATATAGGTAATACGCTTGTTGTTGTGGAACATGATGAGCAGACTTTGCGTACTGCGGATTGGATTGTTGACTTGGGGCCCGGAGCAGGTGTCAATGGAGGCAGGGTTGTAGCTCAGGGGACTGTGGAGGATGTCTGTGCATCTGAGGAGAGTCTCACCGGCAAGTTTTTGTCTGGTAAGCTCAAGATAGATGTCCCTGAAAAGAGAAGAAAGGGCAATGGTAACGAGATTGTGCTGCGTGGTGCGCGAGAGCATAATCTCAAGAATATAGATGCGAGATTTCCTCTGGGGACATTTATCGTTATAACAGGTGTGTCTGGCTCTGGTAAATCAACGTTGCTCAACGATGTATTTTTGCCGGCTGTCTATAACAGGGTCAGCAGAGGAAGGATGCGGGAAGGTTCTTATGATTCTATAGAGGGTGTCGAGGCCATAGATAAGCTTATCAATATAGACCAGAGTCCTATAGGCAGGACTCCACGTTCTAATCCGGCAACTTATGTAGGGCTTTTTACACCTATAAGGGAGCTTTTTGCAGGTATTCCAGAGTCCAAGGCACGTGGTTATAAACCTGGCAGATTTTCTTTTAATGTAAAGGGAGGAAGGTGCGAGAACTGTAAAGGTGATGGTACCATCAAGATAGAGATGCATTTTTTGCCTGATGTCTATGTTACCTGTGATGTCTGCGGCGGCAGGCGTTTTAACCGGGATACGCTTGATATACGATATAAGGGAAAGAATATTTATGATGTTTTGGAGATGTCTGTAGAAGAGGCATATGAGTTTTTCTCAGCTGTTCCTGCCATAGAGAGAAAGCTCAAAACATTGCTAGATGTGGGGCTAAGTTATGTAAAACTGGGACAGCCTGCTACAACCCTATCCGGTGGTGAGGCTCAACGGATTAAGCTTGCGCTTGAACTGTCCAAGAGGAGTACTGGCAGGACTCTTTATCTTCTGGATGAACCTACTACTGGTTTGCATTTTGCAGATGTCAAGCAGCTTCTTACCGTGCTCAATCAGCTTGTGGATATGGGCAACACAGTGGTTCTTATTGAGCATAATCTTGATGTGATAAAACAAGCTGATTGGCTTATTGATCTGGGACCAGAAGGAGGTGCCGGTGGCGGAGAGGTTATTGCCATGGGTACTCCTGAGGATGTTGCCTCCTGTGAGCGTTCTTATACCGGACAATATCTTAAAGACATGTTGTGA
- a CDS encoding fumarylacetoacetate hydrolase family protein, with product MLKLPVIPDGGFIDINPSKIIALGLNYVEHARESISQKVSLRNDLPDEPVLFVKTPNVLVGPGEAIVLPVVDKKYVRDAGGPRTDYEAELALIIGRRAKNVPVSEAMDYVMGFTCFNDVSQRDIQTYDRSGWWRGKSLDTFGPIGPCVVPANKIGDVHNLRIRSILNGKVVQDASTSELIFKIPEIISFVSRFVTLEEGDIISTGTPAGVGPLSPGDVIEVDIENIGVLKNPVVSQ from the coding sequence ATGTTGAAATTGCCTGTTATCCCGGATGGCGGTTTTATTGATATCAATCCTTCCAAGATTATTGCGCTGGGGCTCAATTATGTAGAGCATGCTAGAGAGAGTATTTCTCAGAAGGTTAGCCTGAGAAATGATTTGCCTGATGAGCCTGTGCTTTTTGTCAAAACGCCAAATGTGCTTGTTGGACCTGGCGAGGCTATTGTTCTTCCTGTTGTGGACAAAAAGTATGTGAGGGATGCTGGTGGTCCGAGGACTGATTATGAGGCAGAGCTTGCGCTTATAATTGGCAGGCGTGCTAAAAATGTGCCGGTGTCAGAAGCTATGGATTATGTGATGGGTTTTACCTGCTTTAATGATGTCAGCCAACGTGATATCCAGACTTATGATCGCTCCGGTTGGTGGCGAGGAAAGTCTCTGGATACCTTTGGACCTATTGGTCCTTGTGTTGTGCCTGCTAATAAAATAGGTGATGTACATAATCTCAGAATTAGGTCTATTCTCAATGGTAAGGTTGTCCAGGATGCTTCTACTTCCGAGCTTATTTTTAAGATTCCTGAGATTATATCCTTTGTGAGCAGGTTTGTTACTCTGGAAGAAGGGGATATCATTTCTACCGGAACTCCAGCAGGAGTAGGACCGCTTTCTCCGGGGGATGTAATTGAGGTTGATATTGAGAATATTGGTGTTTTGAAAAATCCGGTTGTTTCACAATAA
- the purE gene encoding 5-(carboxyamino)imidazole ribonucleotide mutase — protein MKVAILMGSASDKDKMKGAAKALSMFGIEYEARVLSAHRVPELLEKELLRMEAEGAECVIAGAGLAAHLPGVVASKTVLPVIGVPLNAALSGLDALFSIVQMPKNIPVAAVAIDSSFNAGILAVEILAVKYPELKKKLVEYRKSLKRELEENNSPLILEG, from the coding sequence ATGAAAGTAGCTATTCTTATGGGTAGTGCATCGGATAAGGATAAGATGAAGGGTGCTGCAAAGGCGCTTTCTATGTTTGGTATTGAGTATGAGGCGCGTGTTTTGTCAGCACATAGGGTGCCGGAGCTACTAGAGAAGGAGCTCTTACGGATGGAGGCAGAGGGTGCGGAGTGTGTTATAGCAGGAGCGGGGCTTGCGGCACATCTTCCTGGGGTTGTTGCGTCCAAGACTGTGCTACCTGTAATAGGTGTACCTCTCAATGCGGCTCTCTCGGGACTGGATGCTCTTTTTTCTATTGTGCAGATGCCCAAGAATATCCCCGTGGCTGCTGTTGCGATTGATAGCTCTTTTAATGCAGGTATTCTGGCAGTAGAGATTCTTGCAGTAAAGTATCCTGAGCTTAAGAAAAAGCTTGTGGAATATAGAAAATCTCTCAAAAGAGAACTGGAAGAGAATAACAGTCCTTTGATTTTGGAGGGATAG
- a CDS encoding queuosine precursor transporter — MQNELLWFLMLIAAFAMVMISFRLWGKMGLFIWVPISVILANVQVVKLVNLFGLTATLGNIVYASTFLVTDMLSEHYGKKEAQKAVIFGLVSMIALVVLTQFALWFTPASDDSSQEHLAAIFGLMPRIVLGSVTAYLLSQFHDVWAYHFWKNRFPNQLWLRNNASTMVSQLIDSIVFCLIAFLGEFPFSVVLEIIFTTYIFKWIVAALDTPFLYLSKMLVKQKQIADLRD, encoded by the coding sequence ATGCAGAACGAACTTCTTTGGTTTCTTATGCTCATAGCCGCTTTTGCCATGGTTATGATAAGTTTTAGGCTGTGGGGAAAGATGGGGCTTTTTATCTGGGTTCCCATCTCCGTTATTCTTGCCAATGTCCAGGTTGTCAAGCTTGTCAATCTCTTTGGTCTCACTGCGACACTGGGCAATATCGTGTATGCCTCTACGTTTCTTGTTACGGATATGCTGTCCGAACATTATGGCAAGAAAGAGGCACAGAAGGCTGTTATATTTGGCCTTGTATCCATGATTGCTCTTGTTGTTCTTACTCAGTTTGCTCTCTGGTTTACACCTGCTTCCGATGACAGCAGCCAGGAACATCTTGCGGCAATCTTTGGGCTTATGCCCCGTATTGTTTTGGGCAGTGTAACAGCTTATCTTCTTTCGCAGTTTCATGACGTTTGGGCGTATCATTTTTGGAAGAACAGGTTTCCCAATCAGTTGTGGCTGAGAAACAATGCAAGCACAATGGTAAGTCAGCTGATAGACAGCATTGTTTTTTGTCTTATTGCTTTTCTTGGTGAGTTTCCTTTTTCTGTTGTTCTTGAGATTATCTTTACCACTTATATATTTAAGTGGATTGTAGCAGCTCTGGACACACCTTTTCTGTATCTTTCCAAAATGCTTGTAAAACAAAAACAGATTGCGGATTTGCGTGACTAG
- the nadE gene encoding NAD(+) synthase, whose product MRIALAQMDVTAGNPEKNVEKMIAMMDDARSKGAELVVFPELCVGGYFVGDRWLEDDWLNELLYYNGVILQHARGICVVYGNVAVDFDKRGRDGRCTKYNAAYVVKDGRLFWEAKTLLPNYRIFDDQRYFTPRQTGRRQLFDVAGRDMGVIVCEDMWSNDYDSDPVIELIEQGADFIVCISASPWTYGKNYARDKQISILERKAGKLIPFYYVNNVGVQNNGKNIITFDGDTAVYADGERLHGYDLAPYEEGIIYVDDDNFNKAGERRLPSRIEQKYNAIIRGIRGFDEMMGDWRPNFVIGLSGGVDSSLVAVLMTRALGKERIFTYNLPSVYNSSATRSSARKLADRLGVCFKDIAIQELVELNREVLKKSGLVPGALAEENIQAKIRGTSILSNLAAMHNGLMTNNGNKLEIALGYATLYGDVNGAIAPIGDLTKDEVFEMCKWINSDEELVPSELLPDDRYNFEIAPSAELKENQRDPMKFGYHDRLIEHLMDYRKKSPEHFMEWYLEGKDSFCEKMGISEDIFMLYELDKPDVFVSDLEWFVSTMRRSIFKRIQAPPVILLSRTAFGYDLRESQFPWMPTRRYLELRERVIKSAGAY is encoded by the coding sequence ATGAGAATTGCCCTTGCGCAGATGGATGTTACGGCCGGTAATCCGGAGAAGAATGTAGAGAAGATGATTGCTATGATGGATGATGCCCGCAGTAAGGGTGCTGAGCTTGTTGTTTTTCCGGAGCTTTGTGTGGGCGGGTATTTTGTGGGGGATAGATGGTTGGAGGATGATTGGCTTAATGAGTTGCTTTATTATAACGGGGTGATTTTGCAGCATGCTAGGGGGATTTGTGTTGTTTATGGTAATGTTGCTGTAGATTTTGACAAAAGGGGGCGGGATGGTAGGTGTACAAAGTATAATGCTGCTTATGTTGTAAAGGATGGCCGTCTTTTTTGGGAGGCAAAGACGCTTTTGCCCAATTATAGAATTTTTGATGATCAGAGATATTTTACTCCCAGGCAGACGGGGAGGAGACAGTTGTTTGATGTTGCTGGCAGGGATATGGGGGTTATTGTCTGCGAGGATATGTGGTCCAATGATTATGACAGCGATCCTGTTATTGAGTTGATAGAGCAGGGGGCGGATTTTATTGTGTGTATAAGTGCCAGTCCCTGGACTTACGGAAAGAATTATGCACGGGATAAGCAGATTTCTATTCTTGAGAGAAAGGCGGGAAAGCTGATTCCTTTTTATTATGTCAATAATGTGGGTGTGCAGAATAATGGTAAAAATATCATAACTTTTGACGGCGATACTGCGGTATATGCGGATGGTGAGAGGCTTCATGGATATGATCTTGCTCCTTATGAGGAGGGGATTATCTATGTGGATGATGATAATTTTAACAAGGCGGGTGAAAGACGGCTGCCTTCCAGAATAGAGCAGAAATATAATGCGATTATCAGAGGGATAAGAGGTTTTGATGAGATGATGGGGGATTGGAGGCCTAATTTTGTAATAGGTTTATCGGGTGGAGTGGATAGTTCTCTTGTTGCTGTTCTTATGACAAGGGCTTTGGGTAAGGAGCGGATTTTTACTTATAATTTGCCTTCTGTATACAATAGCAGTGCTACCAGGTCTTCTGCAAGAAAACTTGCGGATAGGTTGGGTGTGTGTTTTAAGGATATTGCGATACAGGAGCTTGTGGAGCTCAACAGGGAGGTTCTAAAAAAGAGTGGATTGGTTCCCGGGGCTCTTGCCGAGGAGAATATACAGGCCAAGATAAGGGGTACAAGTATTCTTTCTAATCTTGCTGCAATGCATAACGGACTTATGACAAATAATGGTAATAAGCTGGAGATTGCTTTGGGGTATGCTACTTTGTACGGTGATGTAAATGGTGCTATTGCTCCCATAGGTGACCTTACAAAAGATGAGGTTTTTGAGATGTGCAAGTGGATAAATAGTGATGAGGAGCTTGTTCCTTCTGAGCTTTTGCCGGATGACAGGTATAATTTTGAGATTGCTCCTTCTGCAGAGCTTAAGGAGAATCAGAGAGATCCTATGAAGTTTGGTTATCATGACAGATTGATAGAACATCTTATGGATTACAGGAAAAAGAGTCCAGAACATTTTATGGAGTGGTATCTTGAGGGTAAGGATAGTTTTTGTGAGAAAATGGGGATATCCGAGGATATTTTTATGTTGTATGAGCTGGATAAGCCGGATGTTTTTGTAAGTGATCTTGAGTGGTTTGTATCTACTATGAGAAGAAGTATTTTTAAGAGAATACAGGCTCCACCTGTGATTTTGCTTTCTCGGACTGCTTTTGGTTATGATTTGCGCGAGAGTCAGTTTCCTTGGATGCCTACCAGGAGGTATCTTGAGCTCAGGGAGCGTGTTATAAAGAGTGCCGGAGCTTACTGA